A window from Thiosulfatimonas sediminis encodes these proteins:
- the tnpB gene encoding IS66 family insertion sequence element accessory protein TnpB (TnpB, as the term is used for proteins encoded by IS66 family insertion elements, is considered an accessory protein, since TnpC, encoded by a neighboring gene, is a DDE family transposase.), with amino-acid sequence MIRIDHYWLATEPMDMRAGPDTALARVIAVFGEAKPHHAYLFANKRGNRMKLLVHDGLGIWLCARRLNQGKFHWAELWRGDSVTLSPEQCLALVQGLPWQRLETSLSLS; translated from the coding sequence ATGATTCGCATTGATCATTATTGGCTGGCGACTGAACCCATGGATATGCGTGCAGGACCCGATACCGCATTAGCTCGTGTCATTGCCGTGTTTGGTGAGGCCAAACCCCATCATGCGTATCTGTTTGCCAATAAGCGCGGCAATCGAATGAAGTTATTGGTCCACGATGGCTTAGGCATCTGGCTCTGTGCTCGACGTTTGAATCAAGGTAAATTCCATTGGGCTGAGCTGTGGCGGGGCGATTCCGTGACACTCTCCCCTGAACAATGTCTGGCACTGGTGCAGGGCTTGCCTTGGCAACGGCTCGAGACTTCCTTATCACTGAGTTAG